One window from the genome of Salvia miltiorrhiza cultivar Shanhuang (shh) chromosome 7, IMPLAD_Smil_shh, whole genome shotgun sequence encodes:
- the LOC130995831 gene encoding uncharacterized protein LOC130995831 isoform X2, translating into MLRCAGRKADSAVGGFRLLVHSLAQAAPLATAINHHFSTTLPPFVLPENHDDNNMGSRFLDSPFFGGAMELMAVPKRKISPHRRGIRNGPKALKPVPVIIKCKVCGRVKLPHFFCCGGIKPNPEQNNN; encoded by the exons ATGTTAAGATGCGCCGGCAGAAAAGCGGACTCAGCCGTCGGAGGCTTCCGGCTGCTGGTGCACTCATTGGCCCAAGCTGCGCCGTTGGCGACCGCTATCAACCACCATTTCAGTACCACATTGCCGCCGTTTGTTTTGCCGGAAAATCATGACGACAATAATATGGGCTCTCGTTTTCTCGATTCTCCTTTCTTCGGCGGGGCTATGGAATTGATGGCAGTCCCCAAGAGGAAG ATTTCTCCACACAGGAGGGGTATTAGAAACGGACCAAAGGCTTTGAAACCTGTCCCAGTAATAATCAAGTGCAA GGTATGCGGCCGTGTTAAGCTACCTCACTTCTTTTGTTGCGGTGGGATCAAGCCAAATCCTGAACAAAATAACAATTAG
- the LOC130995831 gene encoding uncharacterized protein LOC130995831 isoform X1 produces the protein MLRCAGRKADSAVGGFRLLVHSLAQAAPLATAINHHFSTTLPPFVLPENHDDNNMGSRFLDSPFFGGAMELMAVPKRKISPHRRGIRNGPKALKPVPVIIKCNARFAQNSPFDLLLQSHQGGAPARGGSQLCLEHQLWMLLR, from the exons ATGTTAAGATGCGCCGGCAGAAAAGCGGACTCAGCCGTCGGAGGCTTCCGGCTGCTGGTGCACTCATTGGCCCAAGCTGCGCCGTTGGCGACCGCTATCAACCACCATTTCAGTACCACATTGCCGCCGTTTGTTTTGCCGGAAAATCATGACGACAATAATATGGGCTCTCGTTTTCTCGATTCTCCTTTCTTCGGCGGGGCTATGGAATTGATGGCAGTCCCCAAGAGGAAG ATTTCTCCACACAGGAGGGGTATTAGAAACGGACCAAAGGCTTTGAAACCTGTCCCAGTAATAATCAAGTGCAA CGCACGATTCGCCCAAAACTCGCCCTTTGACCTGTTGCTCCAGTCGCATCAAGGCGGTGCTCCAGCGCGAGGGGGATCACAACTGTGCTTAGAGCACCagctgtggatgctcttaagaTGA